One region of Malania oleifera isolate guangnan ecotype guangnan chromosome 6, ASM2987363v1, whole genome shotgun sequence genomic DNA includes:
- the LOC131158233 gene encoding WRKY transcription factor 71 — MEEEILFRAPPSIPAAADDHHHHQCINIPYLFQSPLMHPSSSSSSSSSLLQHQPQQDQSGDDQIINAGGEVVDWVSLLSATNINYSNINTSHGDQRPPADSPTVSPIAAPGDSNNNNNNNKGELGDDHRQVMNGGGGITTAATAGNKDRSLRSGRAKKGIPPRIAFHTRSDDDVLDDGYKWRKYGQKSVKNSDHPRSYYRCTHHTCNVKKQIQRLSKETSIVVTTYEGIHNHPCEQLMESLSPLLKQIQFLSRF; from the exons ATGGAGGAAGAAATATTATTCCGAGCACCACCTTCAATCCCAGCTGCAGCTGATGATCACCATCATCATCAATGCATTAATATTCCATACTTGTTTCAGTCGCCATTGATGCATCCTTCTTCAtcctcttcttcttcgtcttcccTTCTGCAGCACCAACCCCAGCAAGACCAGTCTGGTGATGATCAAATCATTAATGCAGGAGGAGAGGTGGTTGACTGGGTTAGCCTCCTGTCTGCAACTAATATTAATTACTCCAATATTAACACCTCGCATGGAGACCAAAGGCCACCAGCAGACTCACCGACTGTGTCGCCAATAGCAGCACCGGgggatagtaataataataataataataataaaggggaATTAGGAGATGATCATCGTCAGGTTATGAATGGAGGAGGAGGTATTACTACTGCAGCAACAGCTGGTAATAAGGATAGAAGTTTGAGAAGTGGCAGGGCGAAGAAAGGCATTCCACCCAGGATTGCCTTTCACACGAGGAGTGATGATGATGTTCTTGACGATGGCTACAAATGGAGGAAGTATGGCCAGAAATCTGTGAAGAACAGTGATCATCCcag GAGCTACTATCGATGCACGCATCACACATGCAATGTGAAGAAACAAATCCAGAGGCTCTCGAAGGAAACGAGCATCGTGGTGACGACGTATGAAGGCATTCACAACCATCCCTGTGAGCAGCTCATGGAGAGCTTAAGCCCCCTTCTCAAGCAAATACAGTTCCTCTCCAGATTCTGA